From Nicotiana tabacum cultivar K326 chromosome 15, ASM71507v2, whole genome shotgun sequence, the proteins below share one genomic window:
- the LOC107788905 gene encoding putative CoA ligase CCL5: MAQFSNGSTVDPRTGYSPVNSTFYSKRDPIPLPANDALDVTTFISSRAHRGKIAYIDATTGQRLTFSDVWNAVESLATCLSIDMGIRKGNVVLLLSPNSIYFPIVCLAVMSLGAIITTTNPLNTPREINKQIKDSNPVISFTIPELLPKLVDSNLPIILINSQTTNLTQKGNFNFKIVGNLENLIQKKPVQSRLKERVTQDDTATLLYSSGTTGASKGVVSSHRNLIAMVQTIVGRFKLDEGEQTFICTVPMFHIYGLAAFAAGLLASGSTIVVLSKFEMDEMLLSIHKYKATYLPLVPPILVALVNNAEVIKKKYDLSSLKKVLSGGAPLSKEVTEGFLEKYPSVAILQGYGLTESTGIGASTDSLEESRRYGTAGMLSPSMSAKIVDPESGKALPVNKTGELWLRGPTIMKGYFSNEEATASTLDSEGWLRTGDLCYIDEDGFIFVVDRLKELIKYKGYQVPPAELEALLLNHPQISDAAVIPFPDKDVGQFPMAYVVRKSGSTMSESAVMDFIAKQVAPYKRIRRVAFVASIPKNPSGKILRKDLIKLATSKL, from the exons ATGGCACAGTTTAGCAATGGCTCAACCGTCGATCCAAGAACCGGCTATTCTCCGGTGAACTCAACATTCTACAGCAAACGAGACCCAATTCCCTTGCCAGCAAACGATGCTCTCGACGTCACAACTTTCATATCATCACGCGCGCACCGCGGCAAGATCGCTTACATCGACGCCACAACAGGGCAACGTCTCACTTTCTCCGACGTCTGGAACGCCGTCGAATCTTTAGCCACGTGTCTCTCTATCGACATGGGAATTCGTAAGGGCAACGTAGTTCTTCTCCTCTCTCCAAACTCCATCTATTTCCCCATCGTTTGCCTCGCCGTCATGTCTCTCGGCGCTATTATCACCACAACAAACCCCCTCAACACCCCACGTGAAATTAACAAACAGATCAAAGATTCAAACCCTGTAATCTCTTTCACAATCCCTGAACTCCTCCCTAAGCTCGTCGACTCTAATCTCCCGATTATTCTCATCAACAGTCAAACAACAAATCTTACTCAAAAGGGTAATTTTAATTTCAAGATTGTGGGTAATTTAGAGAATTTGATTCAGAAAAAACCTGTTCAAAGCAGATTGAAAGAGCGAGTGACACAAGATGATACAGCTACTCTGCTTTATTCTTCAGGAACTACTGGTGCAAGTAAAGGAGTTGTTTCATCTCATAGAAATTTAATTGCTATGGTTCAAACAATAGTGGGTCGGTTCAAATTAGACGAAGGAGAACAAACTTTTATTTGTACAGTTCCCATGTTTCATATTTACGGCttagcagcttttgcagcaggGTTATTAGCTAGTGGATCGACAATTGTGGTACTATCGAAATTCGAAATGGACGAAATGCTATTATCTATTCACAAATACAAAGCAACTTATTTACCACTCGTGCCGCCGATTCTTGTTGCGCTAGTGAATAATGCTGAGGTGATTAAAAAGAAATATGATTTGAGCAGTTTGAAGAAAGTTCTTTCTGGGGGTGCACCTTTGAGTAAGGAAGTAACTGAAGGGTTTTTGGAGAAATATCCAAGTGTGGCAATTTTGCAAGGGTATGGGTTGACTGAGTCAACGGGAATTGGGGCGTCGACGGATTCGTTAGAAGAGAGCCGGAGATATGGGACGGCGGGGATGTTGTCGCCGAGCATGTCGGCAAAAATTGTGGATCCGGAAAGTGGGAAGGCGTTGCCGGTGAATAAGACCGGCGAACTTTGGCTAAGGGGACCTACCATTATGAAAG GTTATTTCAGTAATGAAGAAGCTACTGCCTCAACTCTAGACTCAGAGGGATGGTTAAGAACTGGAGATCTTTGCTATATAGATGAGGACGGTTTCATTTTTGTGGTTGATAGATTGAAGGAGCTGATCAAATATAAGGGTTATCAG GTTCCTCCAGCAGAGTTAGAGGCTTTGTTGCTCAATCATCCACAGATTTCTGATGCTGCTGTTATACC GTTCCCGGATAAGGATGTCGGACAGTTTCCTATGGCATATGTAGTAAGAAAATCTGGAAGTACTATGTCAGAGAGCGCAGTCATGGATTTTATTGCCAAACAG GTGGCTCCATACAAGAGAATCAGGAGAGTTGCATTTGTGGCTTCCATACCCAAGAATCCTTCTGGCAAAATTCTTAGGAAGGATCTGATAAAGCTAGCAACATCTAAACTCTGA